A genomic window from Corynebacterium fournieri includes:
- a CDS encoding acyl-CoA carboxylase subunit beta, translating into MSTADKLADLRERLDKAQDPGSERSRKRRDDAGRTTPRQRIDALLDEGSFVEIGALARTPGDPDAVYSDGVVTGYGRIDGRPVAVYAHDKTVYGGSVGVTFGRKVTEVMEFAIKISCPVIGIQDSGGARIQDAVTSLAMYSEIAKRQLPLSGRVPQISIMLGKSAGGAVYAPVTTDFVVAVEGESEMYVTGPNVIREVTGEDITSAELGGARVQEAAGNIQAVVASEEDAFDYVKDLLAHLPTSTFDAAPVVAAQADEDLDDTALDTFMPDDTNAGYDMMDLLVQLGDDEDLVEVQAGYAENLICAFGRIDGRAVGFVANNPMYAAGCIDADAADKGARFIRTCDAYNIPVVYVVDTPGYLPGVDQEREGLIHRGAKFAFAGVEATVPKVTLVVRKAYGGAYAVMGSKNLNGDINLAWPTAQIAVMGSSAAVVMLQGKQLAAIEDPAQREAMKKMFMDFYDAEMTSPYVAAERGYIDQMIEPSQTRVALRRALRQLASKQEFDLPKKHTISPL; encoded by the coding sequence ATGAGTACCGCAGACAAACTCGCCGACCTGCGCGAGCGCCTGGACAAGGCGCAGGACCCCGGCTCCGAGCGCTCCCGCAAGCGCCGCGACGACGCCGGGCGCACCACCCCGCGCCAGCGCATCGACGCGCTGCTGGACGAAGGCTCCTTCGTCGAAATCGGGGCGCTGGCACGCACCCCCGGCGACCCCGACGCGGTGTACTCCGACGGCGTGGTCACCGGCTACGGGCGCATCGACGGCCGCCCGGTCGCCGTTTACGCCCACGACAAAACCGTCTACGGCGGCTCTGTCGGCGTGACGTTCGGGCGCAAGGTCACCGAGGTGATGGAGTTTGCCATCAAGATCTCCTGCCCCGTGATCGGCATCCAGGACTCCGGCGGCGCGCGCATCCAAGACGCGGTGACGTCGTTGGCGATGTACTCCGAGATTGCCAAGCGCCAGCTGCCACTGTCCGGGCGTGTGCCGCAGATCTCCATCATGCTGGGCAAGTCCGCCGGTGGCGCCGTCTACGCCCCAGTGACCACCGACTTCGTCGTCGCGGTCGAGGGCGAGTCCGAAATGTACGTCACCGGCCCGAACGTGATCCGCGAGGTCACCGGCGAGGACATCACCTCCGCCGAGCTCGGCGGCGCGCGCGTGCAGGAGGCGGCCGGCAACATCCAGGCCGTGGTCGCCTCCGAGGAGGACGCTTTCGACTACGTCAAGGACCTGCTCGCGCACCTGCCGACGTCCACGTTCGACGCGGCACCCGTCGTCGCGGCGCAGGCGGACGAGGACCTCGACGACACCGCCCTGGACACCTTCATGCCGGACGACACCAACGCCGGCTACGACATGATGGACCTGCTCGTGCAGCTGGGTGACGACGAGGACCTGGTTGAGGTGCAGGCCGGCTACGCGGAAAACCTGATCTGCGCGTTCGGGCGCATCGACGGCCGCGCCGTCGGGTTCGTGGCCAACAACCCGATGTACGCCGCGGGCTGCATCGACGCGGACGCCGCCGACAAGGGCGCGCGTTTCATCCGCACCTGCGATGCCTACAACATCCCCGTTGTCTACGTCGTGGACACCCCGGGCTACCTGCCGGGCGTGGACCAGGAGCGCGAGGGGCTGATCCACCGCGGCGCGAAGTTCGCCTTTGCTGGGGTGGAGGCCACCGTGCCGAAGGTGACGCTGGTCGTGCGCAAGGCCTACGGCGGCGCGTACGCGGTGATGGGGTCGAAGAACCTCAACGGCGACATCAACCTGGCGTGGCCCACCGCCCAGATCGCGGTGATGGGTTCGTCGGCGGCGGTGGTGATGCTGCAGGGCAAGCAGCTCGCGGCCATCGAGGACCCGGCGCAGCGCGAGGCCATGAAGAAGATGTTCATGGACTTCTACGACGCCGAGATGACCTCGCCGTACGTCGCGGCGGAGCGCGGTTACATCGACCAGATGATTGAGCCCTCGCAGACCCGCGTCGCTTTGCGACGAGCCCTTCGGCAGCTAGCCTCCAAGCAGGAATTCGACTTGCCGAAGAAACACACCATTAGCCCCCTCTAG
- a CDS encoding class I SAM-dependent methyltransferase — translation MTVADIVDTLFPAGTPFKWEAFDGSSTGPADAKHTVKVNSPGGLSYIVTHPGDVGLARAWVTDGLAVEGAHLAHPYDVFDDMRTLYNNHKRPNPRELVRIARALRSMGALQIQPIPEAEQASWLERTIRQGLAPHSKERDAQVISSHYDVGNDFYELFLGDSMAYTCAYYPTPDATLDEAQENKFRLVFEKMNLKPGDKHLDVGCGWGSMVRYAARRGVKSLGVTLSKEQAEWAQAKIKEEGLEDLAEVRFLDYRDVTETGFDGISSIGLLEHIGVKNFASYFEFLAGKLRPGGVMVNHCITYPDNHKTPQGDFINRYIFPDGELTGSGTIIHEMQDHGFEVFHEENIRFDYMRTLHDWCENLKANWDEAVALVGENTAKLWGMYMAGSEWGFEHDVVELHQVVGIKLASDGSRAGTPERRWWNDSVF, via the coding sequence ATGACCGTGGCGGATATCGTCGACACCCTCTTCCCCGCTGGCACCCCATTCAAGTGGGAAGCCTTCGACGGCTCATCAACGGGACCGGCGGATGCCAAGCACACTGTGAAGGTGAACAGCCCCGGGGGCCTGTCCTACATTGTCACCCACCCCGGCGACGTCGGCCTCGCCCGCGCCTGGGTCACCGATGGCTTGGCGGTTGAAGGCGCGCACCTCGCGCACCCCTACGACGTCTTCGACGACATGCGCACCCTCTACAACAACCACAAGCGCCCCAACCCGCGCGAGCTCGTCCGAATCGCGCGCGCCCTGCGCTCCATGGGCGCACTGCAGATCCAGCCAATCCCGGAGGCGGAGCAAGCGTCCTGGCTTGAGCGCACAATCCGCCAGGGCCTCGCCCCGCACTCGAAGGAACGCGACGCCCAGGTCATTTCGTCCCACTACGACGTGGGCAACGACTTCTACGAGCTGTTCCTCGGCGACTCCATGGCCTACACCTGCGCCTACTACCCCACCCCGGACGCCACGCTCGACGAGGCGCAGGAAAACAAGTTCCGCCTCGTCTTTGAAAAGATGAACCTCAAGCCCGGCGACAAGCACCTCGACGTCGGCTGCGGCTGGGGCTCCATGGTGCGTTACGCAGCCCGCCGGGGCGTGAAGTCCCTGGGCGTTACCCTGTCGAAGGAGCAAGCCGAGTGGGCGCAGGCGAAGATCAAGGAGGAGGGCCTCGAGGACCTCGCGGAGGTGCGCTTCTTGGACTACCGCGACGTCACCGAGACCGGCTTCGACGGCATCTCTTCAATCGGTCTGCTTGAGCACATCGGGGTGAAGAATTTCGCCTCGTACTTTGAGTTCCTCGCCGGCAAGCTGCGCCCGGGTGGCGTGATGGTCAACCACTGCATCACCTACCCGGACAACCACAAGACGCCGCAGGGCGACTTCATCAACCGCTACATCTTCCCGGACGGCGAGCTCACCGGCTCCGGCACGATCATCCACGAGATGCAGGACCACGGCTTCGAAGTCTTCCACGAGGAAAACATCCGCTTCGACTACATGCGCACGCTGCACGACTGGTGCGAGAACCTCAAGGCCAATTGGGACGAGGCAGTCGCGCTCGTCGGCGAGAACACCGCCAAGCTGTGGGGAATGTACATGGCGGGCTCCGAATGGGGTTTCGAGCACGACGTCGTGGAGCTGCACCAGGTCGTGGGCATCAAGCTTGCTAGCGACGGCTCCCGCGCCGGCACACCTGAGCGCCGGTGGTGGAACGACTCGGTGTTCTAG
- a CDS encoding DUF3054 domain-containing protein: MRNTISKPYAIAADYVAIAVFALLARAAHQTEEMPFNFTGWLSTLWPFALGVTLGWLITRKDNGGVIWIVTVVTGLVIWGIRNQDIPHWSFIVVATVMSALLMLGWRSAAKLVRKN; the protein is encoded by the coding sequence ATGCGCAACACCATCTCCAAGCCCTACGCCATCGCCGCCGACTACGTCGCCATCGCGGTGTTTGCCCTGCTCGCCCGCGCCGCCCACCAGACCGAGGAGATGCCGTTCAACTTCACCGGCTGGCTGTCCACCCTGTGGCCGTTTGCCCTGGGGGTCACGCTGGGTTGGCTGATCACGCGCAAGGACAACGGCGGGGTCATCTGGATCGTCACCGTGGTCACCGGCCTGGTCATCTGGGGCATCCGCAACCAGGACATCCCCCACTGGTCCTTCATCGTGGTCGCCACGGTGATGTCCGCGCTGCTTATGCTCGGCTGGCGCAGCGCGGCGAAACTCGTGCGCAAAAACTAA